In the Rattus rattus isolate New Zealand chromosome 18, Rrattus_CSIRO_v1, whole genome shotgun sequence genome, one interval contains:
- the LOC116887614 gene encoding patr class I histocompatibility antigen, A-126 alpha chain-like, translated as MRNLIPSTLLLLLLLLLGTLDRTGYCAGSHWLQTFNTVILEPGMTEPRLIQVSYVDSIQFQGFDSEAPNASMQPRAAWIEQEPPEYWEKETTQVVSLTLSKGRILRYIANENRHSKNDYRTLQEVFGCNLANDGTFLRGDYRLTYYDYDYVTLNEDMISWSAEGDTAKSLLSMWETGGVGESWMTYLRGTCSERLLRFLELGKKTLLRSDAPKTHLTHQVRPDGNVTLRCWALGFYPADITLTWQTEGINHTQDMELPDTRPAGDGTFQKWAAVIVPSGEEQRYTCHVHHEGLPEPLTLKWEPSTTIPIMAILIGLILGTLVIGTVVYLVVRKK; from the exons ATGAGGAATCTTATACCAAgcaccctccttctcctcctcctcctactgtTGGGGACCTTGGACCGGACCGGGTATTGTGCAG GTTCACACTGGCTACAGACTTTCAACACTGTGATTTTGGAGCCTGGAATGACAGAGCCCCGGTTGATCCAGGTCAGCTATGTAGACTCCATCCAGTTTCAGGGATTCGACAGCGAAGCTCCCAATGCGAGTATGCAACCTCGGGCTGCTTGGATAGAGCAGGAGCCACCTGAATATTGGGAGAAGGAGACAACACAAGTCGTGAGCCTGACACTGTCAAAAGGACGGATTCTTAGGTATATAGCGAATGAAAATCGACACAGTAAGAATG ATTATCGCACCCTGCAGGAAGTTTTTGGCTGCAACTTGGCAAATGATGGGACCTTCCTCCGAGGTGATTACCGGCTCACCTATTATGACTACGATTACGTCACTCTGAATGAGGACATGATCTCTTGGAGTGCAGAAGGCGATACAGCTAAAAGTTTGTTAAGCATGTGGGAAACTGGAGGAGTGGGAGAAAGCTGGATGACTTACCTGAGAGGAACGTGCTCAGAAAGGCTTCTTAGATTCCTGGAACTTGGAAAGAAGACTTTGCTGCGCTCTG ATGCCCCCAAAACACATCTGACCCACCAAGTAAGACCTGATGGCAATGTcaccctgaggtgctgggccctgggcttctaCCCAGCTGACATCACCCTGACCTGGCAGACTGAAGGGATCAACCACACCCAGGACATGGAGCTCCCAGACACCAGGCCTGCAGgggatggaaccttccagaaATGGGCGGCAGTGATAGTTCCTTCTGGAGAGGAGCAGAGATACACGTGTCATGTGCACCATGAAGGGCTCCCTGAGCCTCTCACTCTGAAGTGGG AGCCTTCAACAACCATCCCCATCATGGCAATTCTCATCGGCCTGATTCTTGGGACTTTGGTGATAGGAACTGTGGTGTATCTTGTGGTACGGAAGAAATAA